tcagatgtTTTCATTGGAGGATTACCACCAGTAAGATTAATTATGTAACACTGTATGAAATGATTGTATTCAGAATATGCACATGCTTCCCGTAATGAGTTCTCCTCTTCGTCGATACGCTCGTCATTTGGCAGTCAACGTGCGCAATTTGATGTACCGCCAGTATCCCCAAGGTATGTAAATGAATCAAGATCATCGGTCCCACACTTTCAGCACTTCCTGTCTTAAGACTTGACCAAGTTGAACGAGATAATGAAGTCGTTAAAGAGTAAGAAATTTTACCAATTACATTTCTAATTAGTTATTTTTATGGATATGAATATGTATTAAGTGTAATTCCGATTCACTTGTGTGTATTGATTCACTTTAATCACTGACCTCTTGGATTTAGAAGTGTGTTCTGATCATCTTATGGGTTGCACTGAAAACGTAATCAATCTTAAAAAGTATGTACCTTATAGTGTATGTAAAGAGTATCCAAAACTTAATGATAAAATACCGTATGAAAATTGGTTTACTGTTCCAAATCTCTCAGTCACACTATTTGTAGCTTCGTTGTGATACATCTGTATGAAAATCAAAGGAAAAATGgaaggaaaaataataaattgttATTCAGGTGTCACATCTCCTCAGCTTCTGGAATCAGTTGGAACACGCACCAACGAAGACGACCATTGCAAGTCAAAATCGGTTTGTTTTcttcataaatattttcagaagaaaaaataaaatttttctgaaaattatattctcCAGATGTCTTCACGCGAACAATTTGTGTGCCTCAACGATGGTGAATGTTATTCATCAAATGATGGACCACATTGTGACTGCCAGTTCTCTGATCATGACGGAAGGAATTGTGAAATTGGTAAtgcttttttcattcattcccataagatttttttcatttttgcgcGGGATAGTGACGAAATTGAAAGAGAACACAAGCGGAAGCAAAGAAACCAAAGATTGTGGGAAAATTCTTTttggtttcagaaaaaaacgacGGAGAATTAACATTTGGAGGTGATGAATGGGTCGGATATGATGTTTCATTGAATATATCAGCTGCAGTGAGAGCCAAGAAAGAAAATCTAACATTGACATTCAAAACTGTACATGGGACATCTATGTTGTTTTATGCGGGAGATGAAAAggtatttaatttgaattgattacagtttgatttttttttttaacgttgGAAGAATAAAATTAGAAGTATAAAAGTAGTATAACAGTGagttcttaaaattaaatattgccCATTCCttcagaaaatagtttttcgttttttttaatttttaacccGAGCTTCTTTTAtttgtacaattttgaaataccaTGCTCAACGAGAGAAGCCTAGAGAGAGATATAAGCCTACAAGTTGTGAAAACAAATCAACCGTTTTTTCTCCTAACGTAGTAATGATTTATTAAAGTTTTCTATTCTCTTTTAATATTAAAGTTGGAAGGAATTTACAGAGTTATCTTCACGTAATGCTCCAAGATGGGGCTATAATCGCTTCTTCGAAATTTGACGGCTCCGATGCTCGAATCATTCGAATGTTCAATTCATTTCCATCTCAAAGATATGATGATGATTCCTGGCATACAATAATTTTGGAGAGATCTCTTCAAATGGTAAACTAAACATTTCATTAGTCCCTTCTAATCTTAAGGTTTCTAATCAAACGGTTCACGGCCCAAAATCACTCTAACCccagatcaaaatttttattttcttcccAAAATCAATTATTCACACATTCCTGGGTTTTAGCATTCGGAGGAAATGGTGGCGATACATGTAAGTTTGTGTGTCACAGCTCATTAACGGATCGAGAGAATCGCACGAGCTtattacacaatttttcaccCTTTACTGGCAGACTGTTTGCAGTTCGCAGTGTCTTCCAATCGCTTTCCCATTTTCAGTTATTCTTTCCAAAATACACAcagttttctaaatattttacattttcaattttccattcgGTTTACCCGCATGATTAAAATCTTTTTCCTTTTGATAATTGTCCGTTTATGACTTGTCCGGTCATTTGAGAATATTACAGAGGATCCACTTCTGGGTTTCTCCAGCAGTCGAAATAGTTTAGAGAAATATGCCAAAACACACCGGCCGATAAAGTTTGCAGTTTCAACCTTTACCTATGTTTCAATTCAATCACACCCCATTTTCCCCTTCTCCGTTgttaaattaataattaattacaattaatatttaatattttcagatgacttTGATAGTTGATGGCCGGAGGGATGAAATTCGGCAGTATGCACCTGAACTTGATTGGATATCAAATTCATTTGGTTTTCTTGGTTCAATACCAAAACATAATCCATCGAAAGAAGTGAACAGAGTATCATTTCGAGGTTGTATGAAAAAAGTTCGATATGACATAGACGCTACAAGAATCTTATTAGTTAATCTGGCCGATCAAAGTTACGGTGGAAGTGTTGTCAAAACGGAAGGAGATATTTCATATTCCTGCAAAAATCCATCACAGCGATCTGATGTGTTATCATTCACAGAAACCTCATCATATCTCACACTACCACGTTGGAATAGTTTGTCAAGTGGAAGTTTGTGTAAGTTAATAGTTTTCCTTCTACACTTGATTTTAACGagcactaaaaaattgtttgaagaacaattattattttacgAATTTCAGCGTTTCATTTTCGAACCACGTCTTCAGATGGCTTAATCCTTTATCACGGAGTGATGCAACACAATGCAACTGACTACGTGGCATTTGAACTCATCGACAGTCATTTATTCATGATTATCAATCTAGGATCCGGAGTAGTTCGACTTCAAACAACATCTATGAAAGTCAGTGATGGTGAATGGCATCATGTTCAATTAGACAGACTTTCACGAACTGGCAGTGTAATTGTTGATGCtatcaaaatcgattttagTACCCCAGGAGTGTCTGCAAATCTTATCATCGATGATcctatttttattggaaacgTACCAAATAATTCACTGGTTTATCCATCATCTGTGTGGTCAATTGCACTTCAAAAAGGATACACAGGATGcatcaaaaatattcgaatgaATGgagtttctacaaaaattggcCAAGAATTTGAAGCATCCAATTCCACTGGAATTGAACTTGGATGTTCTTTGTCAAATGAATTAGATATTTGCGAACCGAATCCATGTCAGAATTTCGGAAAATGtagcaaaaatttaaactcgTTTGATTGTGACTGTTcgaatacaaattttgaaggaaaacaaTGTGAACTCGGTAAGTGGACGTGGCAAAcaaagcttcaaaattttagttttacagAACAAACTGCAGTTGAAGTTAATGGAGAAGAATCAAAAGTCCACGTACTGGCTCACACAAAAGTTTCACAGGTTGAGCATATCAAAATTAGATTCCGAGTGAGTTCTacctttgaaaatgaattgtgaaaaaaaagtttgcagacTACATCATCAAGAGGTGTATTGTTTGATACGGGTGCAAATGGGAAAAATGACaagattactgtatttttgaatgataGTCAACTCAATTTGTTTCTTCAAGACTCATCTACAAATAATGTTAGTTTAATAGGAATCGTGtttttttgaccaaatttgaatatttctagaCATTTTCTTGGGGTAAATCGTTATCTGATAATCATTGGCACGAGCTGCAAGTGCGAAGACTGGGCCAGAAACTTTTGCTTTATTTGGATGGATTTTGGAGTCATAGCAGTAAGCTGTGATACGTAATCATTAATCTAAAACCTTAATGCTTTCAGTATATCTTCAAAATCCGATTTCTGTCGAAATTGACGAGGTTGGCGCTGCATTTTCTGTGCATTCATCGGCGCCACCTCCAAGAGACGAACATTTCAAAGGATTTCTTTCCAAGCTAGTTTTTAACGGAAATGATTATCtcgcaaaaacaaaaatgaacagTGCTCAATTGAGCAAGTCGTCTAGCCGAGAGAGCAAAGGACAAAGAAATGTGTAAGTTTAAACATCCTCCTctatttattcaattaatttgaaaacgtttcagaaaaacaagaattgCATCAATATCTTTCACAAATTCGACGGGTTATGTAGCTTTTTCTAGTGACAAAATATCAGGATTAACTGGTTCATTTCGGGTTCAATTCAAGTTTCAAACACTTATGCGATCagctcttttatttttcactttgcCAAAACATGATTATGATCAATCATTTCGATTGCAAATGCTCAACGGGAGGTTAGATAAAgtttaagaaattaaaaaatgaaaattctcagATTGAAATACACTTATCGAACATCTGGCCAAGAGTTTCACACAACATCTCCAAAACTTCCCCATCGTCAACATCTTAGTGATATGAGATGGcacaatgttttaatttatcaaGATGAAAAAACACACGATCATGTACTTCTTGTTGATAATTCTTCGACAACATTGATTATTGATAAAATCAAGAAAGTGGAAAGTAAAATGTCTGGAAAACTGTATTTTGGAAGTAATCCACTCGGAGTATCAAGACCATCGAATGGATTCAGAGGGTGCATTTCAACACTTCGAATAAATGAAAATGCATTGGATCTTTATGAAGATGCTGATAGTCGAATGAAAGTGAATAGAGGATGTAGTGGTTAGTTTTTATAACTGTTTATTTCAAAtgcaaacaataaaataactCTTAAATGGAGTATTTAGAAACAGAAGTTATTCCGACTCCTCATCGAATTCGGCATTCCGGTATCCCCCTCTAatctttgttttctaaaatctatcgctctaaaattaattaaaaccgCCACTTTCTATTTCAgttttaacactttttgagTTGTTTCAGTTTGAATGCAAATTGCTGAATGTTTATAATTCAGGGCCAATAGCTCGATGTATAGAAGATGCATGTGCAAACCATGGACGATGTATTCAGCTTTGGAGCTCAATTCGATGTGATTGCAGTCTGACTGCTCATTCAGGAGATCGGTGCCAGAATCGTAAGTTCCCAAACATGCAATACAAttatgttttgaaagtttaaaacaaaCAATATATCGGAAATGAGTAAAAGCCTCACTTTCCttattatattatattttttcctttcATTAGAAATGCATTCCTATCAGTATCGAACTTTCTCATTATCTTTGCAATTTAAACCCTCAATGCATTGATTGGAGTGAACTTGTTCTATTCTTTAAATCTGTATCGAGGGTAAAAGTATTCAATATTTCCTGAATACTTATTATTACTTGTGCATAACTTGTGACtacatgaaaatttcgggATAGTATGTTCAACTGTCACTTCCACATTCATATTTATTGACCGAGAAGTACAAGCAgtaatcaaaaataaacaatatatatttccaattccattaaatatatttaaagCCAAACTTTAAGATACATTTTCAGCCTCCACAACAGTCCGATTTGATGGAAGTCCTTCTGCGATTTTCTATGAATATGCTCCAAACGAGAGACCAACAACAAGCAAGGactattttgtattttcatttCGAACAACCCAGCCAAACGGAGTATTAATATCAATCGAATGTGCTGCCGATCAAGATTATTTTACAATATTCTTGAACAAAGGTTACTTGAATGCTCACTACAACTTGGGAAATCGTGATCATACAACAAGTTATCACACTAGAATTCTGAATGATGGATTTCCACATGTCATTAAAATATCTAGAACTGAAGCAAATATGACAATTCAAGTGGATAAGCTACCATCATTACGATATCGACCAAAAAGAGCAAGTGATCTTGTTTTGTTGAATATGCAAACCAGAATATCTATCGGAGCAGCATTCAATACTAGGCATTTGGATCAAAAAAGGTGAGCAAAAGAAATATTTGctctttcaagtttttttcaaatttactataaacttttagaaaaattgttcgttttttttaaacaaattttagacTGTTACGTCATCGTCGAAATACGgagatttttgattcataTCAGGGAGAAATATCTGGAGTCAACGTCAATGGATTGATGATTTTGGATCTTTATGAAAATGGTGAGagcacttttttcttcatcttcccACACAATTCTTTCCTCTGTGAACCAATTTCTCGTATAAATCTTGCATAAATACAATCATAAATACAAATAGGATGCCATTTCCGTCTTCCCCCTCATTCCTTTCAAAGGCTTTCAAATGCAAATTCACGGAAACTTGCTCCATTTCTAATTGATGGCTTCCTTCTTCTCACCTCGTTTTACAAGTTGAATTCTCACACAGATTCAATATGTATTTTGCccaatgaaattgaaaaacattatttaataTTCTATTGCGTTTTTTTAACATAGATGCGTattgtgaatatttttgttttcagcctgattctatttttttcataaagcATAGAATTTATGAAAAGGATCATTGAAGCGTTCAAAATCTTTCGAATTAACAATACATTTTCGTAAAGTTAGACGTTGTATGAAGCGtctttaaactttcaaaatagtcTATGAATTGTCTTGAATTGCTTTATGGTGTACTTGTTACACATCTTTCAAATTCTTGTTGAATTGCCTAAATTAAGGAAATGCCCAGTCAAAATACATATAATTAGAGGCGTCGTATATGAAATGTGAATACTAAAACTACTGGAGAAGAAAATAGTGCTCtactttttttccgattttctttcgttttcttcatttcgCATTTGGAAACTAAtcttcttttccaatttttcttcttctcgccgttccaaaaactcgaaaacttCCGTCATTCTCATCTCACAGGCATTCGTTCTAatccttttttcttctctctcCTACCCGGCTCcttattttttggttattgCATGTAtctttctatttatttttaaaacttagaGAATAACATAATAAGAAACATaggaaaattttctgaatatgtGTATTAATATTAATGTGAAAGTGCCAAAGTGTTGAGGTTTTGTGTAGAAGAAGCGAGGAAAGAGCCGACTCTTCCTCTTCTTTTGCTCTCAAcgacttcttcttctcaattATTCACGAGAAAAGTGGTCAGTCAGGGGAGAAGAGCTCTGCACGTATTCTCGTTGCTTTAGTAGCTTTCAACACTTTGAAGATCCATCACACCATGATTTCTAGTGGTTACCCATCCGGGGGACACATCCGCCTACATTCAAAATAGATctcaaaaagagaaagaagaatcgtatttcattttcaatgtcATCTCTTTCTTTTGTGCAGTAGCTCATGACACAAATCTTCCTTTTCCCTAAAACGAAAGtatacttcttcttcttcttcttcggcTTCATCTCCAGCTGCAGCAGCTTCTTCCTATTCTCACAGATGTTTTCCATCTCATCCACACTCTAGTCTTCTTAACCCCAAACGACCGGCTTCATGATGAAATGACGTGAAAAATGCATGAGGTGTGAGAACTCTCCTACCACTTTCTTCTGCTTCTACCGAAAGATCTTGTTGAGCTTTCCGCCCGTCTCATTGGCCCACTCCTTCTCATTCTATCCGTTTCAAACACCCTCAAGCTTTCTGATGCATGACCACTTTCGGCCGTCTcacttataattttatttttttgttgcactTTTGAGATTCTCACGATATTTTCGTCTAGAAAATTGCATTCTTTTTCCGAGAACACTTACATATTCTAGCTTATCTATCGagctatttttatttttgattcgaTGTAGAGTTTTTCTAATCTTaaacgaacaaaaaatttgaccggGTCTGATTAAGTTTATGCTTGTAATAATTATCTGGTCTAACTGTCTTATTTAAACGGGAATAAACTATGGAACATTCAGCCATTCATGTACGCCCTTTCgtttcttaattttgaaaacttacatgTATAGTGACCATCTTCAAATAAAACTCTACACAATAGCTGCtgaaactttccaaaagcGCAAAAGCCTCGACCTATTTTTAAAACCTCGacctatttttctaaatttttcatcagACTTCTCTTGGTctgtagaaattttgaatttttgatttttttttttgacaaaaatttcgagaaaaagttgaatttcatTTCCGTAAGTTAATGATATTTTgtgtcaattttcagttttttttcctctcatttttcttctttctctatCTCAGTCTCCTTACTAACTTATTTCCCACCCACTACTACTTTTCAAAAGCTTTTTTCAACACATAACGTGGCCGTACctcagtttttcgaaaatagtaTGCAATCAGGTAGAGAATTCGAGAAAAGAGACTCTCCTTCTTGGTTGCTTCGTGTCGGTCTTCTTCTATATATCTTCCTTTTCGAGCCACCCAAATCGATTCCGCCTCACATCACCTTTGACCTGTTGTCATTATGTTTCTTATAACTTCGTCATTTATTAATTTCTATTCTTAGAGTTGTTGACCTGCCTAAACAAAGTCCTACATATCCGTGATACTCGGACTTCTCCTCTAACTCATAGTTATTGAGCCTAACCAATTCCGATGTCCACTATACCACGGTGCCCATAAAATTTTGTAGTGTTTGAGAAAGAAataaagaaggaaaaaaggcAAGTCACGGGGAGGCAGGAGAGAAGAAACCCAATTTGTTTCGAAGCACATACAACTCGATACGCCTTCTCTTTCtgttttctctctttttttcatctGTCTCCTCCTCCTCTTCGTTTTTGTGGTAGCAGAGAAGCTTACAAGGATTGCTCttcagaaatgaaaaaaaaagaagttcggtcataaaaatgttcataaatgAATGTTGAAGTGTGTAGGATAGGCGAAGAAAGATGGGAATGAGcccagaattcaaaaaaaaaacttttctactTTCCTCATACTTTTTCTTATCATTCcttgaatttatttcaaataaaaatggatatttttttgcctgtttaaaaagttgaaaaagagaTATCAACTTTTTCTTGCTTGGTATTTTCCCGAGAGTAGCTTACAAAATTATTCAGtgtccaatttttgtttattttttattaaaatgtcaGTAACACGCTCAGGTTTGagcattttccaaataatttaatGGAATAGAAAACTACATTGTCATTCTCAGTGTGCCGTTCTCTTTAACGATTCAAGTTATCTTTTTGCTGTCAGTGAATTAACAATTATATTCACATGTCTGTAGCTTCTCATAACACTTccaattatttattatttatttgatagttaatttttaaatttcaggttctAACCGCATCCACACCATTGGCGCACCCCAAACAACAGCTGTATCGGAGCAAGTGAGCAGTGAATCAGAAGAAGACGACGAGCTAGCGGAAATGATGATGGCACATTCCATCGATGAGGTTAGtaagaaaattgcaatttcacACTTCCGACCGAATATGCTggtttaaattattgaaaatagtgGTTGTACCGCAAACACGAGAatgaaaaatgcggaaatcTCGAAAGCGTGTTTGTCGATCTCAGAATTTGTAAACTGAAATGAGATGAGCAAGAGGTGGAAGAGTAACTGAAGATAGGGTTTTTATAGATTTATAACATGCAATGTGATTCATTCTAAGACTGAAATAAGATTTGATTAGTAATAGGTGATTAGTAAGATGAACACATTAATCTGTCGAATCTAgtaataaaataaagtttatatAAAGAACAAATTAATTTAGTTTCTTTTAAGTATCTGTATATAATTGTAATACTGTCAGAGGAAAAccaattggaaaaattcaagacaTGCAACATTGGTAGCAGAGAAGGAAATCATGTTTAAATCTCACTCATACTTTAAGCTCAAAACCAGGGCTGTGTGATAATTGCCAACCAATTTGCCGCTTgcctaaaatttttaggcCCGGCAACCTGTTCGGATGCCGCATTGCCCTGCTTGAAAGAAGGATAAAAAACTGTACTATACTTTTAAAAGTTGCAGTAGAATCAAATGATTCCACACATATTTCgaagttttgaattcaaacatataaaaatcgtgaaaccaaaaaaatcctataaaaattctttattttatttttgatttttaaaagttaaccAGCAATCGACCAATCTATTTTCACAATAACAAACACTTTGCATTTCTTTAAAACACATACATATAAGTGTTTTCTACTATAAAACGAAACACGTAAAATAAATTgcaagaaaagaaaaggaaggCGGTACTTGATGAATCACTTGCACTAATGTGATTGTGCAACATCCTCTtgtctcttctttttctattcttttCGAGTAAAGTAGGAAAGTATCGAAGATTTCGAATCTCCAatcttttctcttcttctgcTTTTTAAAATAGCTCTAGTGCCGTCTAgagcttttgaaaatagtaaaaGTTGCTTCAACAACATGCAAATCACATTTTGAACGGAACACAGACCACCCGCTGTGTTTGTGTTTCAGAAGGGTCCTTCTTTTAGCAAAGAATGgaatattcaaatgttttggCTCTCCTCCACTTGAAGACAACGCCTTTGTGAACAAGCATCAACGGCTTTTTCTCCTGCTTCTGCTTCCAATAAAGCTTCTTAGTCTCTTCAATTCTATTCCAAACTAATTAGTAATCTACAGAAATTGCCAGACTAcccttttcagaattttcacaaatgcCTTTTATTCACTCTTCTTgttcttgttctttttctttttgaagcTTCATTACAATGTGTACTCATTTTAAATActaactaaaaatattttgaacatagCAACATATTTTCTGTTCAAACTGCCTAAAGCGagtaaaattccattttcgttcgagtgaaaaagaagataaatCCAGTTTTATGTAGCTGTGCGTATGCATTTCCGAGAAGAGCAACACGCTGCTCGTCTTTGGCTCAATGTGCTGACAGGATTCAGAAAAAAGCTCTATCTCAACTGACAACATGTTTATTTGACAACTTTATATGTGTTACAATGTGCAAATTCGCATTCACGTTTTGCACTTTCTCTCTCGTTTGTCTTGACTGATAGAATTGTTTTGTGAAGACTACTGACTACTGGCAATAGTCGCCGTTTTTCATGAGAATAAGttatttcggaaattttcatctaaacgaactttaaaaaaataaatatttgatttccaTAATAATTAATCTCCAGCCTTTTAAGATGACCTCTCATTTGTGGGACTACATTTAGTCTCAGTATATTCTCGCGGTCATATTAGAAAGCACAATAAATTCCTATCAGTACAATtaattcaacgaaaaaactcaaaacggCAAGATATGGGGAAgcttatttttgatttgctTTGATGGTTAACTACTTTGAGTTCTCagagttttagaatttttttgaaaaggttttaGGAATGTTAGACTTGACCAATTCCTATTTTCTCAgataaaatttatgtttttataCCTTGGAAAATTCCTACCTTCATAAATTTCAGCTGCGCGAGATAACATATTAGATTTACCAGTTTATGTTTCCCAAAATTGAGTTAAAGTAACCCCTATTtagtttttccaataaatgACGATGGCTAAAAACTACACTGTAACTGATTTCAAGTGTTatatttcttgatttcttgattTCATGTATTTTGAAGTGggatattgaaattttaaaaacaacttgGGATATGCTAGTAAAAGTTGAAAGcgattcaaaaactttctttaCCGATATCAAATAAAAGTGATcttcatatatatatatattgttttttttaaatttaattaaatttatttgaataatttaatatgattttcagaatcCAAACGAAGCACTCATCGAGTCATTGGCTCCCAGCTGTCTAAGTCTTGAAGAACAACAGTCGTGCTTCATTGATACTGACGATTCAACAGGTAAGTACTTTTATTCTTCAGTTCTCAGTTTTTCCCCTTCAACACCATCCCAGTCAAAACGTGTTCTGGTTGGTTGACTGCTGGCGGCTCTTCCAAAAATGGGTGGTCAATCCCTTTGGGAGCTGTTCTCAACATTCAC
This is a stretch of genomic DNA from Caenorhabditis elegans chromosome V. It encodes these proteins:
- the nrx-1 gene encoding Neurexin-3-beta (Confirmed by transcript evidence) — encoded protein: MRQKFDDTGQYLTIWLVFTVSLFSVVDSIILTGAPDSYARYPKWAHSFENSLSMELKTRQSDGMLLYTDDGGTHGNFYSLTIVEGHIQLDFRLGDNSNEFGQRRPVNTIRIEEVRIDDDKWHTLTIFQSWENVKLELDYTLVFKILNQRSFVFGNILKNSDVFIGGLPPNMHMLPVMSSPLRRYARHLAVNVRNLMYRQYPQGVTSPQLLESVGTRTNEDDHCKSKSMSSREQFVCLNDGECYSSNDGPHCDCQFSDHDGRNCEIEKNDGELTFGGDEWVGYDVSLNISAAVRAKKENLTLTFKTVHGTSMLFYAGDEKSYLHVMLQDGAIIASSKFDGSDARIIRMFNSFPSQRYDDDSWHTIILERSLQMHSEEMVAIHMTLIVDGRRDEIRQYAPELDWISNSFGFLGSIPKHNPSKEVNRVSFRGCMKKVRYDIDATRILLVNLADQSYGGSVVKTEGDISYSCKNPSQRSDVLSFTETSSYLTLPRWNSLSSGSLSFHFRTTSSDGLILYHGVMQHNATDYVAFELIDSHLFMIINLGSGVVRLQTTSMKVSDGEWHHVQLDRLSRTGSVIVDAIKIDFSTPGVSANLIIDDPIFIGNVPNNSLVYPSSVWSIALQKGYTGCIKNIRMNGVSTKIGQEFEASNSTGIELGCSLSNELDICEPNPCQNFGKCSKNLNSFDCDCSNTNFEGKQCELEQTAVEVNGEESKVHVLAHTKVSQVEHIKIRFRTTSSRGVLFDTGANGKNDKITVFLNDSQLNLFLQDSSTNNTFSWGKSLSDNHWHELQVRRLGQKLLLYLDGFWSHSIYLQNPISVEIDEVGAAFSVHSSAPPPRDEHFKGFLSKLVFNGNDYLAKTKMNSAQLSKSSSRESKGQRNVKTRIASISFTNSTGYVAFSSDKISGLTGSFRVQFKFQTLMRSALLFFTLPKHDYDQSFRLQMLNGRLKYTYRTSGQEFHTTSPKLPHRQHLSDMRWHNVLIYQDEKTHDHVLLVDNSSTTLIIDKIKKVESKMSGKLYFGSNPLGVSRPSNGFRGCISTLRINENALDLYEDADSRMKVNRGCSGPIARCIEDACANHGRCIQLWSSIRCDCSLTAHSGDRCQNPSTTVRFDGSPSAIFYEYAPNERPTTSKDYFVFSFRTTQPNGVLISIECAADQDYFTIFLNKGYLNAHYNLGNRDHTTSYHTRILNDGFPHVIKISRTEANMTIQVDKLPSLRYRPKRASDLVLLNMQTRISIGAAFNTRHLDQKRLLRHRRNTEIFDSYQGEISGVNVNGLMILDLYENGSNRIHTIGAPQTTAVSEQVSSESEEDDELAEMMMAHSIDENPNEALIESLAPSCLSLEEQQSCFIDTDDSTGFFSPVLPTVANFPTTRQTEPETTRRPLSPSKMTPSLPSPTTTTLPVFFLSQITDGDESEDEFDGSGDDLFGGDGVGITAATQPSVKRTTSISVVTKVLTTTSEPSSTHRSTVLPRPYASVKEAAEQNPDYLGASIWNQVDTLPEPMVTGPAWRTNKSLTTTATTEASSTKSNRKTTTTTTTSATTTIRIQQRPNYDIDNEVTALITSSLAPQKTRPKSTPHFTVYPVRPTTPMGDTITTTMQAATVTDFPRTPLIMCSSLAVIIAIAAVVFFVFKCRQNPPNSEHYTMAMKSQSGYTAIAPELSPPMNHDRSNDSCTQPLLAKPHINGNGYEPLKGAVIANGNGATATMMRNGNGNGVAKKKDFKEWYV
- the nrx-1 gene encoding Neurexin-3-beta (Confirmed by transcript evidence) gives rise to the protein MRQKFDDTGQYLTIWLVFTVSLFSVVDSIILTGAPDSYARYPKWAHSFENSLSMELKTRQSDGMLLYTDDGGTHGNFYSLTIVEGHIQLDFRLGDNSNEFGQRRPVNTIRIEEVRIDDDKWHTLTIFQSWENVKLELDYTLVFKILNQRSFVFGNILKNSDVFIGGLPPNMHMLPVMSSPLRRYARHLAVNVRNLMYRQYPQGVTSPQLLESVGTRTNEDDHCKSKSMSSREQFVCLNDGECYSSNDGPHCDCQFSDHDGRNCEIEKNDGELTFGGDEWVGYDVSLNISAAVRAKKENLTLTFKTVHGTSMLFYAGDEKSYLHVMLQDGAIIASSKFDGSDARIIRMFNSFPSQRYDDDSWHTIILERSLQMHSEEMVAIHMTLIVDGRRDEIRQYAPELDWISNSFGFLGSIPKHNPSKEVNRVSFRGCMKKVRYDIDATRILLVNLADQSYGGSVVKTEGDISYSCKNPSQRSDVLSFTETSSYLTLPRWNSLSSGSLSFHFRTTSSDGLILYHGVMQHNATDYVAFELIDSHLFMIINLGSGVVRLQTTSMKVSDGEWHHVQLDRLSRTGSVIVDAIKIDFSTPGVSANLIIDDPIFIGNVPNNSLVYPSSVWSIALQKGYTGCIKNIRMNGVSTKIGQEFEASNSTGIELGCSLSNELDICEPNPCQNFGKCSKNLNSFDCDCSNTNFEGKQCELEQTAVEVNGEESKVHVLAHTKVSQVEHIKIRFRTTSSRGVLFDTGANGKNDKITVFLNDSQLNLFLQDSSTNNTFSWGKSLSDNHWHELQVRRLGQKLLLYLDGFWSHSIYLQNPISVEIDEVGAAFSVHSSAPPPRDEHFKGFLSKLVFNGNDYLAKTKMNSAQLSKSSSRESKGQRNVKTRIASISFTNSTGYVAFSSDKISGLTGSFRVQFKFQTLMRSALLFFTLPKHDYDQSFRLQMLNGRLKYTYRTSGQEFHTTSPKLPHRQHLSDMRWHNVLIYQDEKTHDHVLLVDNSSTTLIIDKIKKVESKMSGKLYFGSNPLGVSRPSNGFRGCISTLRINENALDLYEDADSRMKVNRGCSGPIARCIEDACANHGRCIQLWSSIRCDCSLTAHSGDRCQNPSTTVRFDGSPSAIFYEYAPNERPTTSKDYFVFSFRTTQPNGVLISIECAADQDYFTIFLNKGYLNAHYNLGNRDHTTSYHTRILNDGFPHVIKISRTEANMTIQVDKLPSLRYRPKRASDLVLLNMQTRISIGAAFNTRHLDQKRLLRHRRNTEIFDSYQGEISGVNVNGLMILDLYENGSNRIHTIGAPQTTAVSEQVSSESEEDDELAEMMMAHSIDENPNEALIESLAPSCLSLEEQQSCFIDTDDSTGFFSPVLPTVANFPTTRQTEHIDNEVTALITSSLAPQKTRPKSTPHFTVYPVRPTTPMGDTITTTMQAATVTDFPRTPLIMCSSLAVIIAIAAVVFFVFKCRQNPPNSEHYTMAMKSQSGYTAIAPELSPPMNHDRSNDSCTQPLLAKPHINGNGYEPLKGAVIANGNGATATMMRNGNGNGVAKKKDFKEWYV